ACTATGAAGAACGAGACTGTGCAGATGCCTCTATCTGCACAGTCTCAATGCCTCACCTCTGGGCCCTCATagtggcaggctggctgggttgcctgtgctccctgctccatGGCTctggcctggtcctggggggtGCCGGGGCCTCCATGAGGGGGGTTGTGGTAGCCCCCCGCCACCCCTGCTCTGTCATGGGGGGTCTCGGGGGTCTGTGTCAGCCCATGGGTGGGCTCGGAGCGGGATGAGCGAGCCCCAGGCTGTGGTGGTAAGTGCTGGTTCTCACACAGCCTGGTGAAGAAAGAGCGGGGTAGGCCCTTGTGGGGGTCCTCTCTGTTGGCTGGGCCCAGTGCGGGCTGGTCCGTGCTGGGGCCTCGGTGAGGGCGGCCTGGGCCTCGGCTCTGGAGAGAGGTCTGGCTGGGCTGGAGGCTAGAGCTGACATCGGAGGTGGATACAGGCATGGATGAGAAGTCATAGCCGGCCTCCATAGCCCAGACTCCCATGGAGTCATCcaggctgatgtcatcttcaaggCACAGCTCATCCATCAGCTCTGAGGGCGTTTGCGTCTCACTGGGGGGCCtgggtgcatgctgggagttgtagtctCTCCCCTCGTCGTCCTGGAGGCCCGCCAGGTTCTggctggggtggtgggggaggggctgaacCTCGGGGCACAGTTGATAGACGTCCGACTTCCTCTGAGACAGGAAGCCCTTGGCCCCGTCGCCCAAGGTTACCTTCTCCAGGATACAGGCCCGCTGGTATGCGAGTCTGGAGGCGGTACTGTGGTGTCCGAACTCGGGGGAGGAGCCCAGGTGGGTCAGGGTGATGAAGGAGTGTTTGAGAGCGTCGGAGGGCAGGATCCTCTCATGAACGCCCAGGGTCAGCATCCTCTTCAGGAGATCCACCATGCTCAGTCTGTCCACGCCCTCTGCTGCCACATCCTCCTGAAGCACCTCGCCTTCCTGTCCTGGTCCCGCTTCCGACCCCCGATCCAGGTTGACCAACTGGtccagagaggagaagacataCTTCCTGCgcctgcctccaccccctccgTTCCCCTGACCCGAGGTCAGGGGTCTCTTGCTGGGCCTGGGCTCCCACTGGCTCTGGCCACGGCTGTTTTTCTGGAGCTTGAAGAACTTGCTGGTCTTGCTGGCCGCGTTGAGCAGGCTGTCGTTGGGCTGGCCGAGGGTCTCACAAATGTAACGCACCTGGTCCAGCTCTGACTCCCCAGGGTACAGGGGCCAGCCCAGGAACagctcacacatcacacagccCAGCGACCACATGTCCACCTTCTCACAGAACGGCAGGCCCAGCAAGATCTCTGGGGAACGGTAGAACCTGTATGAGACAGCAGGACACAGACCAACAAGATTAGAGAGGAACGTTTTGTTGTTCTTAAATGAATACAGCTTTAATTTGTTTACTCTCAAATCCTGTATTTAGGGAAAATTTACAAATATCTCTTGCTTTCTGTAGCTCAAAGTATATCTTAATAGCTCA
The genomic region above belongs to Osmerus eperlanus chromosome 11, fOsmEpe2.1, whole genome shotgun sequence and contains:
- the LOC134029188 gene encoding homeodomain-interacting protein kinase 4-like — translated: MRDIYSETEVYHTLDIVGKGTFGKVAKCWRGSDGELVAVKSMKIDPHKNRVIKNELKLISALSRSSIANCNIVLFYEAFRDENHHYLVFELLEMNLYQFQKENGFRPMAVRYIRTITCQMLKALAKLKEIAIIHADLKPENVMIVDHCRYPYYVKLIDFGSASIYNEVRFVKEPYIQSRFYRSPEILLGLPFCEKVDMWSLGCVMCELFLGWPLYPGESELDQVRYICETLGQPNDSLLNAASKTSKFFKLQKNSRGQSQWEPRPSKRPLTSGQGNGGGGGRRRKYVFSSLDQLVNLDRGSEAGPGQEGEVLQEDVAAEGVDRLSMVDLLKRMLTLGVHERILPSDALKHSFITLTHLGSSPEFGHHSTASRLAYQRACILEKVTLGDGAKGFLSQRKSDVYQLCPEVQPLPHHPSQNLAGLQDDEGRDYNSQHAPRPPSETQTPSELMDELCLEDDISLDDSMGVWAMEAGYDFSSMPVSTSDVSSSLQPSQTSLQSRGPGRPHRGPSTDQPALGPANREDPHKGLPRSFFTRLCENQHLPPQPGARSSRSEPTHGLTQTPETPHDRAGVAGGYHNPPHGGPGTPQDQARAMEQGAQATQPACHYEGPEEVQLLQSGGPQACPCPHWSYPAWASDLELTPCLTHGPECCNPNQHSYLPY